A stretch of Myroides oncorhynchi DNA encodes these proteins:
- a CDS encoding ribonucleoside-diphosphate reductase subunit alpha: protein MNNFSLPLQTEDNDNNLVPKLWWKNSESEQILNRGYLLKGETVEGAIDRITTAAAKRLYKPELKESFQEMIERGWMSLSSPIWANMGTERGLPISCFNVHIPDGIEGITHKLGEVIMQTKIGGGTSGYFGTLRERGSAVTDNGKSSGAVSFMKLFDTAMDTISQGGVRRGAFAAYLDIDHPDCEEFLNIKNIGNPIQNLFYGVCIPDYWMQEMIDGDRDKRQLWAKVLESRQQKGMPYLFFSDNVNSNKPQVYKDLNMRVNASNLCSEIMLPSSDDESFICCLSSMNLELYDEWKDTEAVKLAIFFLDAVLQEFIEKTEGNYYLAAANRFAKRHRALGLGVLGWHSYLQKNMIPFEGLQAKMLTNSIFQNISTKADKASQELARIYGEPEILKGYGRRNTTTMAIAPTTSSSAILGQTSPGIEPFSSNYYKAGLSKGNFMRKNKYLMQLLEQKGLDNEETWRTIMLNGGSVQTIEGLTEEEKAVFKTFKEISQLEIVQQAAVRQKYVDQAQSLNLNIPSALPIKEVNNLMIEAWKLGVKTLYYQRSQSVSKEMVTNLVTCSSCES, encoded by the coding sequence ATGAATAATTTCTCATTACCATTACAGACTGAAGATAACGATAATAACCTAGTACCTAAACTATGGTGGAAGAACTCTGAAAGTGAGCAAATCCTTAACAGAGGTTACTTATTAAAAGGCGAGACAGTTGAAGGAGCTATTGACCGTATTACGACTGCTGCTGCTAAACGTTTATATAAACCAGAATTAAAAGAATCTTTTCAAGAGATGATAGAACGTGGATGGATGAGCTTAAGCTCTCCTATATGGGCTAATATGGGTACAGAAAGAGGATTGCCTATCTCGTGTTTTAACGTACATATACCTGATGGTATAGAAGGTATTACACATAAACTTGGTGAAGTGATTATGCAAACTAAGATTGGTGGTGGTACTTCTGGATATTTTGGTACGCTACGTGAGCGTGGAAGTGCAGTTACTGATAATGGTAAAAGTAGTGGTGCAGTAAGTTTCATGAAGTTATTTGACACGGCTATGGACACTATCTCTCAGGGAGGTGTACGCCGTGGTGCATTTGCAGCTTATTTAGACATCGATCACCCTGACTGTGAGGAATTCCTAAATATTAAAAATATTGGTAACCCTATTCAGAATCTATTCTACGGTGTTTGTATTCCAGACTACTGGATGCAAGAGATGATTGATGGAGATAGAGATAAAAGACAGTTATGGGCTAAAGTATTAGAAAGTCGTCAACAGAAAGGAATGCCTTATTTATTCTTCTCTGACAACGTGAATAGTAATAAACCTCAAGTATATAAAGATCTTAATATGCGTGTGAACGCAAGTAACTTATGTTCTGAGATTATGCTTCCTTCATCTGATGACGAATCATTCATCTGCTGTTTATCATCTATGAACTTAGAACTATATGATGAGTGGAAAGACACAGAAGCAGTGAAGTTAGCTATATTCTTCCTTGATGCTGTATTACAGGAGTTCATCGAGAAGACAGAAGGTAACTATTACTTAGCAGCAGCTAATCGCTTTGCTAAACGTCATAGAGCCCTAGGATTAGGAGTATTAGGATGGCACTCATATTTACAGAAGAATATGATCCCATTTGAAGGGTTACAAGCTAAAATGCTAACAAACTCTATATTCCAAAACATCAGCACTAAAGCAGATAAAGCTTCTCAAGAGTTAGCGCGTATCTACGGAGAACCAGAGATATTAAAAGGATACGGAAGACGTAATACCACTACGATGGCTATTGCTCCTACTACATCTTCATCAGCTATCTTAGGACAGACATCTCCAGGTATCGAGCCATTTAGTAGTAACTACTACAAAGCTGGACTATCTAAAGGAAACTTCATGCGTAAGAACAAATATCTAATGCAACTTTTAGAACAAAAAGGTCTAGACAATGAAGAGACATGGAGAACTATTATGCTAAACGGCGGTAGTGTCCAGACGATAGAAGGATTAACTGAAGAAGAAAAAGCAGTATTCAAAACATTTAAAGAGATTAGTCAACTAGAGATTGTACAACAGGCAGCTGTTAGACAAAAATATGTGGACCAAGCACAGAGTTTAAACCTTAACATCCCTTCTGCCCTTCCTATTAAAGAAGTTAACAACTTAATGATCGAAGCGTGGAAACTAGGAGTTAAAACACTTTACTACCAACGCAGTCAAAGTGTATCTAAAGAAATGGTAACTAACTTAGTTACTTGTAGCAGTTGTGAATCGTAA
- a CDS encoding IS1595 family transposase, which translates to MLNLFTFSAEFTSEEACRLHFKEQRDKLGVTCQRCGHDAHYWIQSRWSYECKKCRSRMTLKSGTIMEHSKLSFLIWYKTMFLMTATKKGFSTLEIQKQLGLKRYEPVWAMVHKLRKAMGNRDSKYTLEGMLEMDEGYFKVETSEIEKSKTKSGRGSTGVQNVAIMAESTVLENIETGEKQNHVRFFKAVVLEDHKAESVNEMIRKNIEESSIVLTDKSTSYVDISDFVQIHITEKSSEQTTKETLKWVHIAISNAKRNLLGNYHKIKRKYLQAYLDEFVYKLNRRYFGEKLFDRLIIANITAYDK; encoded by the coding sequence ATGCTAAACCTTTTTACCTTTTCGGCTGAATTTACAAGTGAAGAAGCTTGCCGTTTACATTTTAAAGAGCAACGTGATAAGTTAGGAGTTACTTGTCAAAGATGTGGTCATGATGCCCACTATTGGATTCAAAGTAGATGGAGTTATGAATGTAAAAAATGTCGTTCTCGTATGACTTTAAAAAGTGGTACAATTATGGAGCATTCAAAACTATCTTTTTTGATATGGTATAAGACAATGTTCTTAATGACAGCGACTAAAAAAGGCTTTTCAACTTTAGAAATTCAAAAGCAATTAGGACTAAAAAGATATGAGCCAGTATGGGCAATGGTACATAAGCTTCGCAAGGCAATGGGTAATAGAGATAGCAAGTATACTTTAGAGGGAATGTTAGAGATGGATGAGGGATATTTTAAAGTAGAAACATCTGAAATAGAGAAATCTAAAACTAAAAGTGGTCGAGGATCTACAGGTGTTCAAAATGTTGCTATTATGGCTGAAAGTACAGTTTTAGAGAACATAGAAACAGGTGAAAAACAAAATCATGTACGCTTTTTTAAAGCTGTTGTTTTAGAAGATCATAAAGCTGAAAGTGTTAATGAAATGATCAGGAAAAATATTGAAGAAAGTAGCATTGTCTTAACTGATAAGAGTACTTCTTATGTAGATATTTCAGATTTTGTTCAGATACATATTACTGAAAAATCATCAGAACAAACAACAAAAGAGACTCTAAAATGGGTACATATAGCTATCAGTAATGCTAAAAGAAATCTACTGGGAAATTACCATAAAATTAAACGAAAATACCTTCAAGCTTACTTAGATGAATTCGTTTATAAACTTAATAGAAGATACTTTGGTGAAAAGCTCTTTGATAGGCTTATTATTGCCAATATTACAGCTTATGACAAATAA
- a CDS encoding ribonucleotide-diphosphate reductase subunit beta, giving the protein MSIFDKRVNYKPFEYPGIYQFTDAINKSFWVHSEVDFTADTQDFHSHLTKEEQLAIKHSLLAIAQIEVAVKTFWGNLYQHFPKPEFNGLGSTFAECEFRHSEAYSRLLDVLGYNDEFENLLTVPVIKERVEYLTEVLENSGNYTDRKKYVVSLILFSLLIENVSLFSQFAIILSFTRFKGLMKNVSNIIAWTSVDEQVHANAGIYIVNIIRDEFPDFFDEDLINHVNEVIHKSIDIESRILDWIFSTGEIETVNKADLLNFMKFRVDESMQKIGLKKVYNITSEQYNPMKWFEEDVFANSLDDFFAKRPVDYTKHDKSFSADDLF; this is encoded by the coding sequence ATGTCGATTTTTGATAAAAGAGTAAACTACAAACCTTTTGAATATCCAGGTATATACCAATTCACGGATGCTATTAATAAGTCTTTTTGGGTACATAGTGAAGTTGACTTCACAGCAGATACACAAGACTTCCATTCACACTTAACGAAAGAAGAACAACTAGCTATTAAACACAGTTTATTGGCTATCGCTCAAATCGAAGTAGCAGTTAAGACTTTCTGGGGAAACTTATATCAACATTTTCCAAAACCTGAATTTAATGGACTAGGAAGTACATTTGCGGAGTGCGAATTCAGACACTCTGAAGCATATTCAAGATTGTTAGATGTTTTAGGTTACAATGATGAGTTTGAGAACTTATTAACTGTACCTGTTATCAAAGAAAGAGTAGAGTATTTAACTGAAGTTTTAGAAAATTCAGGTAACTATACTGACCGCAAGAAATATGTAGTATCACTTATCTTATTCTCTTTACTTATAGAGAATGTCTCTTTGTTTAGTCAGTTTGCTATTATTTTATCTTTTACGCGTTTCAAAGGATTAATGAAAAACGTTAGTAATATAATAGCTTGGACTTCTGTAGATGAACAAGTACACGCTAATGCGGGTATCTACATTGTCAATATTATTAGAGATGAATTCCCAGACTTTTTCGATGAAGACCTAATCAACCATGTAAATGAAGTAATTCATAAATCAATTGATATTGAAAGTAGAATATTGGATTGGATCTTTAGTACTGGAGAAATTGAAACTGTAAATAAAGCAGATCTTTTAAACTTCATGAAATTCAGAGTTGATGAAAGCATGCAAAAAATAGGTTTGAAAAAAGTATATAACATTACTAGCGAACAATATAACCCGATGAAATGGTTTGAAGAGGATGTATTTGCTAACAGTTTAGATGATTTCTTTGCAAAGAGACCAGTAGATTATACAAAACATGATAAGAGTTTCTCTGCAGATGACCTTTTTTAA
- a CDS encoding hemin-degrading factor, whose product MNTNTQTLKERWDALKATNPHTRIRNAANELNVSEMELLATQIGDSVTRLRPEFEAMLSEVESLGKVMALTRNDECVHERKGVYANPDFSSPHAGLFVNPDIDLRIFLSHWKKVFAVVEKTGDKDRMSLQFFGKDGEAIHKIYLVTQSNEEAFHALVKKYTSDDQSTEETTEAYLHNLDERLDEEIDVEGFRSAWKELKDTHDFFMLLRKFNVTRTQALRLAPDEFYAKQITKDAIVTMLEGASESQTPIMVFVGNRGNIQIHTGEVKRTMWHQNWYNVLDPDFNMHLDMDKIAQTWVVRKPTEDGIVTSIEVFNEIGEIIVQFFGKRKPGIPELEQWRELVAKLA is encoded by the coding sequence ATGAATACAAACACTCAAACTTTAAAAGAACGTTGGGATGCTTTAAAAGCTACCAATCCTCATACTAGAATACGCAACGCTGCTAACGAACTTAACGTTAGTGAAATGGAGTTATTAGCTACTCAAATAGGTGATTCTGTTACTAGATTAAGACCTGAATTTGAAGCAATGCTATCTGAAGTAGAATCTTTAGGTAAAGTGATGGCACTAACACGCAATGACGAATGTGTACACGAACGCAAAGGAGTGTATGCTAATCCAGACTTTAGCAGCCCTCATGCAGGTTTATTTGTCAATCCTGATATTGACTTGAGAATCTTCTTAAGCCATTGGAAAAAAGTCTTTGCTGTAGTAGAGAAAACAGGAGATAAAGATAGAATGAGCTTACAATTCTTTGGTAAAGATGGAGAAGCTATTCACAAGATATATTTAGTAACACAGAGTAATGAAGAGGCATTTCACGCCTTAGTAAAGAAATATACTTCTGATGATCAATCAACAGAAGAAACTACTGAAGCTTACTTACATAATCTTGACGAGAGATTAGATGAGGAGATTGATGTAGAAGGTTTCAGAAGCGCTTGGAAAGAATTAAAGGATACACATGATTTCTTTATGTTACTAAGAAAGTTTAATGTAACTCGTACACAAGCACTACGCCTTGCACCAGATGAATTCTATGCCAAACAAATCACTAAGGATGCAATCGTAACTATGTTAGAAGGAGCTTCTGAATCTCAAACACCGATTATGGTATTCGTAGGAAACAGAGGAAATATTCAGATCCATACAGGTGAAGTTAAGAGAACGATGTGGCACCAGAACTGGTACAATGTACTTGACCCAGACTTCAATATGCACTTAGATATGGATAAGATCGCTCAGACTTGGGTTGTACGCAAGCCAACTGAAGATGGCATTGTTACCTCTATCGAAGTATTTAATGAAATAGGAGAAATCATCGTTCAATTCTTTGGTAAGAGAAAACCAGGAATACCAGAATTAGAACAATGGAGAGAATTAGTAGCTAAACTAGCTTAA
- a CDS encoding HesB/IscA family protein, whose product MIKVSDIARKRVALLMEDEGFDHTADYVRVGVTSGGCSGLSYQLKFDREVGEDDKIFEDNGVKIAVDKKSFLYLVGTTLEYSGGLNGKGFYFNNPNASRTCGCGESFSL is encoded by the coding sequence ATGATAAAAGTTTCAGATATAGCGAGAAAACGCGTTGCCCTTTTGATGGAAGATGAAGGGTTTGACCACACAGCAGATTATGTGCGTGTAGGTGTTACTAGTGGAGGATGTTCCGGACTTTCGTATCAATTAAAGTTTGATCGTGAAGTGGGCGAAGATGATAAGATTTTTGAAGACAATGGCGTGAAAATTGCTGTTGATAAGAAAAGTTTTTTATATCTAGTGGGAACAACTTTAGAGTATTCTGGAGGATTAAACGGAAAGGGGTTTTACTTCAATAATCCAAATGCAAGTAGAACTTGCGGATGTGGAGAGAGCTTTTCATTATAA
- the sufD gene encoding Fe-S cluster assembly protein SufD, whose translation MELKDKLVTSFVAFEQGLKGEHEGLHNIRLEALKTFEDKGFPTKKDEAWKYTSLNSVLKNEFRVLQKEEKAIEYKEVKRYFLSDSDTYKLVFINGVFSSHLSSTTHDGLDVCLMSSAMTKPKYKMVIDAFYNNSADKSDSMTALNTAFATEGAFINVPKGKVVAKPIEIIYLSTVEDKALLVQPRNLVVVGENAYVQIVERHQSLNEEIVLTNAVTEIVAQKRAIVDFYKLQNDTDSATLVDNTYVTQKQESRVSVHTFSFGGKLMRNNLNFYQDGERIDSTLKGITLIGAKQHVDHYTLVSHNQPNCESHQNYKGIYDDNSTGVFNGKIYVDKIAQKTDGFQKSNNILLSEKATIYAKPQLEIFADDVKCSHGCTIGQLNEDAMFYMRQRGIPQKEAKALLMYAFTDEVMESVKIPELKAKVAKVIANKLGVSMGFEI comes from the coding sequence ATGGAGCTTAAAGATAAATTAGTTACGTCTTTTGTAGCTTTTGAACAAGGATTGAAAGGTGAGCACGAAGGGCTACACAACATCCGTTTAGAGGCATTAAAGACATTCGAAGATAAAGGTTTTCCTACTAAGAAGGATGAAGCGTGGAAATACACATCATTAAATTCAGTTTTAAAGAATGAGTTTCGCGTACTTCAAAAAGAGGAAAAAGCGATAGAATACAAAGAAGTTAAAAGGTATTTCTTAAGTGATTCTGATACATATAAATTGGTATTTATCAATGGTGTATTCAGTTCTCACTTATCATCTACTACACACGATGGATTAGATGTATGTCTAATGTCGTCTGCTATGACTAAGCCTAAATATAAAATGGTAATTGATGCCTTTTATAATAACTCGGCTGATAAGTCTGATAGTATGACTGCCTTAAATACTGCATTTGCTACTGAAGGAGCGTTTATTAATGTTCCTAAAGGTAAGGTAGTGGCTAAGCCTATCGAGATTATATATTTATCTACAGTAGAAGATAAAGCGTTATTAGTACAGCCGCGTAACTTAGTGGTAGTAGGTGAGAATGCTTATGTTCAGATCGTAGAGAGACACCAGTCTCTTAATGAAGAGATAGTATTAACAAATGCTGTAACAGAGATCGTAGCACAGAAACGTGCTATCGTAGATTTCTATAAACTACAGAATGATACGGATAGTGCTACTTTAGTTGATAATACTTATGTGACACAGAAGCAAGAAAGTAGAGTGTCTGTACATACGTTTTCATTCGGTGGGAAGTTAATGAGAAACAACTTGAATTTCTACCAAGATGGCGAACGTATTGATAGTACACTGAAAGGCATAACACTGATAGGAGCAAAACAGCATGTGGATCACTATACATTAGTATCTCATAATCAACCGAACTGTGAGAGCCATCAAAACTATAAAGGTATCTATGATGATAACTCTACAGGGGTATTTAATGGTAAGATCTATGTAGATAAAATAGCACAGAAGACAGATGGTTTCCAAAAGAGTAATAACATATTACTAAGTGAGAAAGCAACTATCTATGCTAAACCACAGTTAGAGATCTTCGCTGATGATGTGAAGTGTTCACACGGATGTACAATAGGACAGCTGAATGAGGATGCAATGTTCTATATGCGTCAAAGAGGTATTCCTCAAAAAGAGGCAAAAGCATTACTGATGTATGCTTTTACAGATGAAGTAATGGAGTCTGTAAAAATACCTGAGCTAAAAGCAAAAGTAGCTAAGGTTATTGCTAACAAATTAGGAGTATCAATGGGATTTGAAATTTAA
- a CDS encoding FecCD family ABC transporter permease, translated as MKTKLSFYALLLSIILIVIATVSIFIGVYQFEAGTFQTLYTILFTTQEVNPSDHYVFFDVRLPRVIMAILTGAGLSLAGTTLQGMFKNPLASPDLIGITAGSVLFAALTIVLGAHIKPLIPEVIHYSLLSIMSFVGAIITMTFVYKMSTNGGKTNVSILLLSGVAITALTGAATGLLTYLSSDEELRNLTFWTLGSLAGATWTKVGILAAVVLTSIVLLINKGKALNAMMLGERDATHLGIPVERTKKMIVLLSALMVGTIVAFTGTIGFVGLIVPYILRLVFKSNYYFILPLSTLCGSILLLVADTISRTLVPPSEIPIGILTSIMGAPVFIAILIKFKKSL; from the coding sequence ATGAAAACCAAACTCTCTTTTTACGCATTGCTATTATCTATTATCTTAATTGTAATAGCCACTGTGTCTATATTTATAGGAGTTTACCAGTTTGAAGCGGGTACGTTTCAGACATTATATACAATATTGTTCACAACGCAAGAGGTAAATCCAAGCGACCATTATGTATTTTTTGATGTTCGACTTCCCAGAGTTATAATGGCAATCTTAACGGGCGCTGGACTATCTCTTGCAGGAACAACTTTACAAGGAATGTTCAAGAATCCTTTGGCATCCCCAGATCTTATAGGTATTACCGCAGGTTCAGTATTATTCGCTGCCCTAACTATCGTGTTAGGAGCACATATCAAACCGCTAATTCCAGAGGTAATACACTACTCACTATTAAGTATAATGAGTTTCGTAGGAGCAATTATAACGATGACATTCGTTTATAAAATGTCTACGAATGGAGGTAAAACTAATGTAAGTATACTTTTGTTATCGGGAGTTGCTATTACAGCTCTTACAGGTGCAGCAACAGGTCTACTTACTTACTTATCAAGTGATGAAGAACTAAGAAACCTTACTTTCTGGACATTGGGGAGTTTAGCTGGAGCCACGTGGACTAAAGTAGGTATTCTGGCTGCAGTAGTACTTACTTCTATTGTCTTACTTATCAATAAAGGCAAGGCTTTAAACGCAATGATGTTAGGTGAACGAGATGCGACTCACCTAGGAATTCCAGTTGAGAGAACTAAAAAAATGATCGTCTTACTATCTGCTTTAATGGTAGGGACTATCGTAGCTTTCACTGGTACTATCGGATTTGTAGGACTAATTGTTCCCTATATTTTACGCCTAGTATTTAAGTCTAATTATTACTTTATCTTGCCATTATCAACACTATGTGGAAGTATCTTACTTCTCGTAGCAGATACAATAAGTAGAACGTTAGTACCTCCATCAGAGATACCTATCGGAATACTAACTTCTATCATGGGAGCACCAGTATTTATAGCTATATTGATAAAGTTTAAAAAATCACTCTAA
- the sufB gene encoding Fe-S cluster assembly protein SufB: protein MSKYTEEDLKKELETKEYEYGFYTDIESETFPVGLNEDIVRAISAKKGEPEWMTDWRLEAFRIWKTMVEPEWANVHYTKPDFQAISYYSAPKKKDEYKSLDEVDPELIETFNKLGISLNEQKRLTGVAMDIVMDSVSVATTFKETLAERGIIFCSISEAIKTHPELVKKYLGSVVPQTDNFYAALNSAVFSDGSFCYIPKGVRCPMELSTYFRINQAGTGQFERTLVIADEGSYVSYLEGCTAPSRDENQLHAAVVELIAMDDAEIKYSTVQNWFPGDSSGKGGVFNFVTKRGLCEKNAKISWTQVETGSAVTWKYPSCILKGDNSIGEFYSIAVTNNFQQADTGTKMIHLGKNTKSTIISKGISAGKSQNSYRGLVHMGPRAENARNFSQCDSLLMGNECGAHTFPYIEAKNTTAKIEHEATTSKIGEDQIFYCNQRGIPTEKAIALIVNGFSKEVLNKLPMEFAVEAQKLLEISLEGSVG from the coding sequence ATGAGTAAGTATACAGAAGAAGATTTAAAGAAAGAATTAGAGACCAAGGAGTATGAGTATGGATTTTATACTGATATAGAGTCTGAGACGTTTCCTGTGGGACTAAATGAAGATATTGTAAGAGCTATCTCTGCTAAAAAGGGTGAGCCTGAATGGATGACAGATTGGAGACTAGAGGCATTCCGTATATGGAAGACTATGGTAGAACCTGAATGGGCTAATGTACATTATACAAAACCTGACTTCCAAGCAATCTCTTATTATTCTGCTCCTAAGAAAAAGGATGAATATAAGAGCTTAGACGAGGTTGATCCTGAATTAATAGAGACTTTTAATAAACTGGGGATTTCGCTTAATGAACAAAAGCGATTAACTGGTGTGGCGATGGATATCGTTATGGACTCAGTGTCTGTAGCGACTACTTTTAAAGAAACATTGGCAGAACGTGGTATTATTTTCTGTTCTATCTCTGAGGCGATTAAGACGCACCCAGAGCTAGTGAAGAAATATTTAGGATCTGTAGTACCACAGACAGATAACTTCTATGCAGCGCTAAACTCTGCTGTATTCTCTGATGGATCGTTCTGTTATATTCCTAAAGGGGTTCGTTGTCCAATGGAATTATCTACTTACTTCCGTATTAATCAGGCTGGTACTGGTCAATTCGAACGTACATTAGTTATTGCTGATGAGGGAAGTTATGTTTCTTACTTAGAGGGATGTACTGCTCCATCACGTGATGAGAACCAATTACACGCTGCTGTAGTAGAACTTATTGCTATGGATGATGCTGAGATTAAATATTCTACTGTGCAAAACTGGTTCCCTGGGGATAGTAGTGGAAAAGGAGGGGTGTTTAATTTCGTAACGAAGCGTGGTTTATGTGAGAAGAATGCTAAGATATCTTGGACACAAGTGGAGACAGGATCTGCTGTAACGTGGAAATATCCTTCTTGTATCTTGAAAGGGGATAACTCTATCGGAGAGTTTTACTCTATCGCTGTGACGAATAACTTCCAACAAGCAGATACTGGTACTAAAATGATTCACTTAGGTAAGAATACAAAGTCGACAATTATTTCGAAAGGTATTTCTGCTGGTAAATCTCAAAATAGTTATAGAGGATTGGTTCACATGGGACCAAGAGCTGAGAATGCTCGTAACTTCTCTCAATGTGACTCTTTATTAATGGGTAATGAGTGTGGTGCTCATACATTCCCTTATATAGAGGCGAAGAATACGACTGCTAAGATAGAGCACGAAGCTACTACTAGTAAGATTGGTGAAGATCAGATCTTCTACTGTAATCAACGTGGTATTCCTACTGAGAAAGCTATTGCACTTATCGTTAACGGATTCTCGAAAGAGGTGTTAAACAAGTTGCCAATGGAGTTCGCTGTAGAAGCACAAAAATTATTAGAGATTTCTTTAGAAGGAAGTGTAGGTTAA
- the sufC gene encoding Fe-S cluster assembly ATPase SufC, with product MLQIKNLHASVEDKEILKGINLEVKAGEVHAIMGPNGAGKSTLSSVITGNEAFEVTEGEIILEGEELGELGPEERAHKGVFLSFQYPVEIPGVSVTNFMKTAINESRKAQGLEEMPASDMLKKIKEKAELLEIDRKFLSRSLNEGFSGGEKKRNEIFQMAMLEPKLAILDETDSGLDIDALRIVANGVNKLKSKDNAVILITHYQRLLDYIVPDFVHVLYDGKIVMTGGKELALELEEKGYDWIKASLEK from the coding sequence ATGTTACAGATAAAGAATTTACACGCAAGTGTTGAAGATAAAGAAATATTAAAGGGAATTAACTTAGAAGTGAAAGCGGGTGAAGTACACGCTATCATGGGACCTAATGGTGCTGGTAAGAGTACATTATCATCTGTAATCACAGGTAATGAGGCATTCGAAGTAACAGAAGGTGAGATCATCTTAGAAGGTGAGGAGTTAGGAGAATTAGGACCAGAAGAGAGAGCACATAAAGGAGTTTTCTTATCGTTCCAATATCCAGTAGAGATCCCAGGTGTTTCTGTAACTAACTTTATGAAAACAGCAATCAACGAATCACGTAAAGCACAAGGACTTGAAGAAATGCCTGCTAGTGATATGTTGAAAAAAATTAAAGAGAAAGCGGAGTTATTGGAGATCGATAGAAAGTTCTTATCTCGTTCTCTTAACGAGGGATTCTCTGGTGGTGAGAAGAAGCGTAATGAGATCTTCCAGATGGCTATGTTAGAGCCTAAGTTAGCGATCTTAGATGAGACTGACTCAGGATTAGATATTGATGCACTACGTATCGTAGCTAACGGAGTTAATAAATTAAAAAGCAAGGATAATGCAGTAATCTTGATTACGCACTACCAACGTTTATTAGACTATATCGTGCCAGATTTCGTACACGTATTATACGATGGAAAAATCGTTATGACAGGTGGAAAAGAATTGGCATTGGAATTAGAAGAAAAAGGATACGATTGGATCAAAGCTTCTTTAGAGAAGTAG
- a CDS encoding heme ABC transporter ATP-binding protein, which yields MIEAYKINYLAKGSYIINDIDFECKEGEFIAILGPNGAGKSTFLSILADEIHEKGNKVLLKSCEYPKWCTKELPKHKAKFSQHHNGDIPLNVEDVVMMGRYPYFDHIPTEEDKTAVKESMDCIDICPLQHREYNHLSGGEKQRVHLARVLSQLNNNVENKLLFLDEPLNNLDVLHQHRIMDIIKEFTAKGNTAIVVLHDLNLAAQYADKILLLEKGKKVIYDVPEQVLTQEIITKVYNFPCVVAKNPVSNNPLIIFGT from the coding sequence ATGATTGAAGCATATAAAATAAACTACTTGGCCAAGGGAAGCTATATAATCAATGATATAGACTTCGAATGTAAAGAAGGTGAGTTTATCGCTATTCTTGGGCCTAATGGAGCTGGTAAGTCAACTTTCTTAAGTATACTAGCTGATGAAATACATGAGAAAGGTAACAAAGTACTTCTTAAATCATGTGAATATCCTAAATGGTGTACAAAAGAGCTACCAAAGCACAAAGCGAAGTTCTCACAACATCACAATGGCGATATTCCGCTTAATGTAGAAGACGTAGTGATGATGGGAAGATACCCTTACTTTGATCATATCCCTACTGAGGAAGATAAAACTGCAGTGAAGGAGAGTATGGACTGCATAGATATCTGCCCGTTACAACACAGAGAATACAATCACTTATCCGGTGGTGAAAAGCAACGTGTACATTTAGCCAGAGTTCTATCGCAATTAAACAATAATGTAGAGAATAAACTGTTATTCTTAGATGAGCCTTTAAACAATCTTGATGTCTTGCATCAGCATCGCATTATGGATATCATAAAGGAATTTACTGCTAAAGGCAATACTGCCATTGTAGTATTACACGATCTAAATCTAGCCGCTCAATATGCAGATAAGATATTGCTTTTAGAAAAAGGTAAGAAAGTAATATATGATGTCCCTGAACAGGTACTAACACAAGAAATTATTACTAAAGTATATAACTTCCCCTGTGTAGTGGCTAAAAACCCAGTGAGTAATAATCCTCTAATCATCTTTGGAACATAA